In Tetrapisispora phaffii CBS 4417 chromosome 6, complete genome, a single genomic region encodes these proteins:
- the YRM1 gene encoding Yrm1p (similar to Saccharomyces cerevisiae YRM1 (YOR172W); ancestral locus Anc_6.61), with translation MIGASPSPSNGTNQGVKKKRNKLIKSCTFCRMRKLKCDKNKPMCSTCVVRQRKECSYTYTTSSRASSPTANDGKVNISNLSKKENVYDSLSPSEGNIEMLKDTVNTNGYLADSPSVSNTKYKKNPYYDYYNFQMKESGKISVSGPTSIRTTLIENSTLFRSNKLFNYIWEKVKISRDRWKLEHNFEKLNELSFEEQATFSKSKSLLYHITLNLPPYKEIVESINDFFDKSDIYYHSMALDKNKILSDLKACFILDNFNEKVIQIILINKFNHFKVAVILEILCITHFGLEVPHTIQIYRTHVKGITTSKSMYVEKAQFLLLHVFYLKTYCLTSGDYTNLLTISDLLCSTCIGLGFNRNIDALYSNKETLCGSLKSIKHIWLFTLFLDWDVSFNTGKGLAISKNDYDLDDFLKLYASEVEYTSITALILRFLKIIRKQYIIFTDRNETPDLSQFVEEIISFLKLEFPDIKNYVNYDQMHNISLMKFIVLIPALSVIITFLGLNKNPHQSVTKVRNYTYKFDMMIFKLTTNLVKYCFLLDNEYYPEIIRNTALDSDGYSRLNISPHLSFSISLTNSATLRSQSHFFFVAYLQLTYFSNNLVLSSDLGTAPFDIQSFCTPNDENYNMDSVFDFYVNVSIEWWEPQVTAMTNVLLRSYSCVIMKTLHKICFTIISTMRSIRDKTEHQWAANNECLVNAGNVLQKEIDCQINKSSNEIKVGKERSLYISPQGYTSSIEESMEDIKNPNFQYLDHLRRILDFDNCSLGSPTTKEESERYSKEFWANYVLDWEQEIAKIDNIFEAV, from the coding sequence atgATCGGTGCAAGTCCATCGCCATCAAATGGTACTAACCAGGGCGTcaaaaagaagagaaataAGCTTATTAAATCATGCACGTTTTGTAGGATGAGGAAGTTGAAATGTGATAAGAATAAGCCAATGTGTTCGACATGTGTAGTTAGACAGCGTAAAGAATGTTCCTACACATATACTACGAGTTCTCGGGCCTCTTCTCCTACAGCAAATGATGGCAAggtaaatatttctaatttatcGAAGAAGGAAAATGTTTATGATTCATTATCCCCATCTGAAGGCAACATAGAGATGTTAAAAGATACAGTGAATACTAATGGTTATTTGGCCGATAGTCCGTCAGTttcaaatacaaaatataagaaaaatccatattatgattattacaattttcaaatgaaaGAATCAGGAAAAATTTCTGTATCTGGACCAACATCTATCAGGACAACTCTGATAGAAAATTCTACATTATTCAGAAGtaacaaattatttaattatatttggGAGAAGGTGAAGATTTCACGAGATCGATGGAAATTAGAacataattttgaaaaactGAATGAGCTCAGCTTTGAGGAACAAGCAACATTCTCCAAATCAAAATCTCTACTCTATCATATTACATTAAATCTCCCACCTTATAAAGAAATTGTGGAAtcaataaatgatttttttgataaaagtGATATATACTACCATAGTATGGCattagataaaaataagatCTTAAGTGATTTAAAGGCATGTTTTATTCTTGACAACTTCAATGAAAAAGtcattcaaattatattgataaaCAAATTTAATCATTTCAAGGTTGCTGTtattttagaaattctATGCATTACTCATTTTGGCCTAGAAGTTCCTCACACTATTCAGATATACAGAACACATGTGAAAGGTATCACaacttcaaaatcaatGTACGTTGAGAAAGcacaatttttattacttcatgtgttttatttaaaaacataTTGCCTTACAAGTGGTGACTATACTAACTTACTAACGATTTCTGATCTATTGTGCTCTACTTGTATAGGCCTAGGTTTCAATAGGAATATCGATGCTCTTTACTCTAATAAGGAAACATTATGTGGTAGCTTGAAGAGCATCAAACATATTTGGTTGtttacattatttttagattGGGATGTGTCGTTTAACACAGGAAAGGGACTAGCAATATCGAAAAATGATTACGATTTagatgattttttaaaactatACGCCTCAGAAGTGGAATATACCTCGATTACTGCATTAATTTTGcgatttttgaaaattattaggaaacaatatattatattcactGACAGAAATGAAACACCAGATCTCTCACAGTTTGTAGAAGAGATTAtctcatttttaaaattggaatttcctgatattaaaaattatgtCAATTATGATCAAATGCACAATATATCCCTTATGAAATTCATTGTTTTGATTCCGGCATTGTCTGTTATTATAACATTTTTAGGACTTAACAAAAATCCACATCAATCGGTAACAAAAGTTAGAAattatacatataaatTCGATATGATGATTTTTAAGTTAACAACAAATTTGGtgaaatattgttttttattggataatgaatattatccagaaattattagaaacaCGGCATTAGATTCTGATGGATATTCTCGTTTGAATATTTCTCCGCATCTTTCATTTTCCATATCCTTAACTAATTCTGCAACATTGAGGTCACAAtctcattttttttttgtagCTTATTTGCAATTGACTTACTTTTCCAATAACCTAGTCTTGTCATCAGATCTAGGAACAGCACCGTTTGATATACAGTCCTTCTGTACTCCGAATGATGAAAATTACAATATGGATAGtgtttttgatttttaCGTTAATGTTAGCATAGAATGGTGGGAGCCTCAAGTCACAGCGATGACGAACGTATTGTTACGTTCGTACAGCTGTGTAATAATGAAGACGCTTCACAAAATTTGTTTTACAATTATATCGACAATGAGAAGTATTAGAGATAAAACTGAACATCAGTGGGCAGCTAATAATGAATGTTTAGTTAATGCAGGAAATGTTTTAcagaaagaaattgattGCCAGATCAATAAATCATCCAACGAAATTAAAGTTGGCAAAGAAAgatctttatatatatcaccTCAAGGTTATACATCCTCCATAGAAGAATCTATGGAGGATATCAAGAACCCTAACTTTCAATATCTAGACCATTTAAGAAGGATATTGGATTTTGATAATTGCAGTCTAGGTTCTCCAACTACAAAGGAAGAATCGGAAAGATATTCAAAAGAGTTTTGGGCGAACTATGTTCTTGACTGGGAGCAAGAAATAGCTAAAATCGATAATATATTCGAAGCTGTGTAG
- the SEC22 gene encoding SNAP receptor SEC22 (similar to Saccharomyces cerevisiae SEC22 (YLR268W); ancestral locus Anc_6.62), producing MIKSTLLYREDGLPLCTSVDDDNMNPQLSEQKKRVKMLVSRMTPQSATEATIESNNYEINYIKNGVVIYFVIVEKNYPRNLAFSYLNDIQQEFQHSYINDVTKPNIRPYAFVKFDNFLTKTKNIYSDKKVQDNLDQLNQELVGVKQVMSKNIEDLLYRGDSLDKMSDMSSNLRETSKKYRKSAQKINFDLLLSQYAPIAISALLGVFLFWYIFLR from the coding sequence ATGATTAAGTCTACACTACTATATAGGGAGGATGGCCTACCATTATGTACATCTGTGGATGACGATAACATGAATCCTCAGCTTTCAGAGCAGAAGAAAAGGGTCAAGATGCTTGTCTCTAGAATGACACCACAATCAGCAACTGAAGCGACGATTGAAAGTAATAACTATGAGataaattatatcaaaaatgGTGTTgtgatatattttgttattgttgaaaaaaattatccaaGAAACCTAGCCTTTTCATACCTGAATGATATTCAACAGGAATTTCAGCATTCATACATTAACGATGTCACCAAACCAAATATTAGACCGTATGCATTTGTGAAGTTCGACAATTTTTTGACCAAAACCAAGAACATATACAGTGATAAGAAGGTTCAAGATAATCTAgatcaattgaatcaaGAACTAGTTGGTGTCAAACAAGTCATGTCGAAAAACATAGAAGATCTGTTATATAGAGGTGATTCATTGGATAAAATGAGTGATATGAGTTCTAACTTGAGAGAAACGTCTAAGAAATACAGAAAATCAGCTCAAAAGATTAACtttgatcttttattaaGTCAATATGCACCAATCGCCATTTCTGCATTGTTAGGTGTCTTCCTGTTTTGGTATATTTTCCTTAGATGA
- the TPHA0F02580 gene encoding uncharacterized protein (similar to Saccharomyces cerevisiae DCS1 (YLR270W) and DCS2 (YOR173W); ancestral locus Anc_6.63), with amino-acid sequence MSENFNKADSSCDMQKHKDFSDLINRFEFLKVLDTNPQTKTLSLLGTIDNKKAIMTAEKTHFIFDETHLHSQDQSKASTGNLAKKIPIFYHCDDEFSCVNNIECIREVASNDVYHWGLIVLKQHITNNPTARLNLIWPASPVHIKKYEQTPLHMIKETPELYNRIVKPYIDEIFNSGKLDWVNDILYNDIEKERVIYKDFVEKQSAKASDGVIILPNTKWDGVNVDSLYLVAIVYRNDLRTVRDLKQSDREWLINLDRKIRSVVPANYNYAVHSDELRLFVHYQPSYYYFHVHIVNIKHPGLEDNITAGRAILLDDVIDSLKFLGPEGYLKKTISYSIGENHELWSKGFKQEVDKQLDMDGVPCPPPAVNF; translated from the coding sequence ATGtctgaaaattttaacaaAGCTGACTCCTCCTGTGACATGCAGAAGCATAAGGACTTCTCAGACCTTATAAACagatttgaatttttgaagGTACTTGATACTAACCCACAGACAAAAACTTTATCTCTATTAGGAACTATTGACAATAAAAAGGCAATTATGACTGCTGAGAAGACCCACTTTATCTTTGATGAGACCCATTTGCACAGTCAAGACCAATCGAAGGCTTCTACAGGGAACTTAGCGAAAAAGATCCCAATATTCTACCACTGCGATGATGAATTTTCCTGtgtaaataatatagaaTGCATTCGTGAAGTTGCATCCAATGATGTTTATCATTGGGGGCTGATTGTCTTGAAGCAGCACATTACAAATAACCCAACTGCTAGGTTGAACCTTATCTGGCCAGCTTCGCCGGTTCATATTAAGAAATACGAACAAACACCCCTTCATATGATTAAAGAGACACCAGAACTCTATAACAGGATCGTGAAGCCATATATTGACGAAATCTTCAACAGCGGGAAACTAGATTGGGTCAATGATATTTTGTATAATGACATTGAGAAGGAAAGGGTTATCTACAAAGATTTTGTTGAAAAGCAATCAGCAAAAGCTAGTGATGGAGTAATCATATTACCAAATACTAAATGGGATGGGGTTAATGTCGACTCATTGTACTTGGTTGCTATTGTTTATAGAAACGATTTGAGAACCGTTAGAGATTTAAAACAATCCGACAGGGAATGGTTAATAAACTTAGACAGAAAGATAAGGTCAGTTGTTCCGGCAAACTACAATTATGCAGTCCATTCTGATGAGTTAAGGCTTTTTGTTCATTATCAGCCCTCGTACTACTACTTCCATGTCCATATAGTCAATATCAAACATCCAGGTTTAGAGGATAATATTACTGCAGGCCGTGCCATCTTGCTAGATGATGTGATCGATTCACTGAAATTCCTAGGGCCCGAGGGTTACTTGAAGAAGACGATTTCGTACAGCATTGGAGAAAATCATGAATTGTGGTCTAAAGGATTTAAACAAGAAGTTGACAAGCAATTAGACATGGATGGAGTACCTTGTCCACCTCCAGCCGTCAACTTTTAG
- the MED4 gene encoding Med4p (similar to Saccharomyces cerevisiae MED4 (YOR174W); ancestral locus Anc_6.65), with product MSNNYNMHGLNASEFLTKSNAEAFNSTLTPVAVPQSTANNISQGTASNMNTAAVDSLANVAIYNDIKNYEDTLIKLVSSIDNFRPDVEVAKTLIEVDKRLYKNLGSFKEYDEIDTKISKIKDDSEKLDLQTKHILDILNDSRNMLNSLPMLEEIYFERDVMHEKQKKINSKILLDYATKISKFTKIPPTFNKGSIGPNNFIWPAEDALRRGMLAVASIHRSELTKLPNDTSYDSDKELEEQQEQEQHGTENTREADVEQEQEESFVFDGKHKNEEKTENSNEANSNDDNENDNMDLDLELFNPDEF from the coding sequence ATGtctaataattataatatgcATGGCCTTAACGCTTCTGAATTCTTGACTAAGTCAAATGCAGAGGCCTTTAATTCGACATTGACACCAGTAGCTGTGCCTCAATCGACAGCAAACAATATATCACAAGGGACTGCCTCAAACATGAATACTGCTGCTGTTGATTCACTAGCAAATGTTGCAatttataatgatattaaaaactaCGAAGATACATTAATTAAGCTGGTATCATCAATTGACAATTTCAGACCGGATGTTGAAGTAGCAAAAACCTTAATAGAAGTTGATAAACGATTATACAAAAATTTAGGATCCTTCAAGGAATATGATGAAATAGATACGAAAATTAGTAAAATCAAAGATGACTCAGAAAAATTAGATCTACAAACAAAACACATAttagatatattaaatgattcGAGAAATATGTTGAATTCATTACCAATGTTAGaggaaatatattttgaaagagATGTCATGCAtgaaaaacagaaaaaaataaattcaaaaatactCTTGGATTATGCAACAAAAATCTCTAAATTCACAAAAATACCACCAACATTTAATAAAGGGAGCATAGGAcccaataattttatttggCCCGCAGAAGATGCTCTAAGAAGAGGAATGTTAGCTGTCGCTTCCATTCACAGAAGCGAGTTAACAAAATTGCCTAATGATACAAGCTATGATAGTGACAAAGAACTAGAGGAAcaacaagaacaagaacaacACGGAACTGAGAATACAAGAGAGGCTGATGTTGAACAGGAACAAGAAGAATCATTCGTATTCGATGGTAAAcataaaaatgaagaaaagacggaaaattcaaatgagGCCAATTCTAATGATGACAATGAAAATGACAACATGGATCTAGATTTAGAACTATTTAATCCAGACGAATTTtag
- the ALE1 gene encoding lysophospholipid acyltransferase (similar to Saccharomyces cerevisiae ALE1 (YOR175C); ancestral locus Anc_6.66) — translation MYNPVNVLLLSVSEKIGLDAFILKYALCLLGSFSFNTVLKRLPDDKINVKCLYILAVSLFYLFGLLNLYSGFRTLLISTMFTYTITKFYKSKFMPYVNFAVVMGHLAVNHLYAQIYNVQESETIDITGSQMVLVMKLTSFAWSYYDGSLTSKEDFESLSDFQKTQAVRQHPPLLNFLAYSFFYPSLLTGPSFDYTDFDSWLNCEIFKDLPESKKPKRRLHPDKRRQIPKNGKLVFFKVLQGLAWMALSVLGPIYFKIDYMSNKAQFLEHSFIYRIHYMYLVGLIYRFKYYAAWTISEASCISCGLGYNGYDSKKHVIKWNRVQNIDIPGVEFAQNTHDSLEAWNMNTNKWLKNSVYLRVSKKGKKPGFRSTLFTFLTSAFWHGSRPGYYLTFATGAFYQTCGRYYRRHLRPMFLEKDGKTPRKSKIIYDFICFYVIKLAFGYMVQPFVFLDLKKSIEAWSTVYFYIHICVFITFILFMGPFSKQVIQFCKSKQPKAIVIKENKKFEDELSASAGSLSDIIKDKTEYEEKEKSMEPGIPHIDLSEWEWVDVKEDWDLFVEEYKAWRDNNGLEVEEQNLKRAFTKFMEEVKDVSVPVPNKERRLSFSAYLPKTTSKDE, via the coding sequence ATGTACAATCCAGTTAACGTACTGCTATTATCCGTTTCTGAAAAGATTGGATTAGATGCATTCATATTAAAGTATGCATTGTGTTTATTGGGATCATTCTCATTTAATACAGTTTTAAAAAGGCTACCGGATGATAAAATCAATGTTAAATgcctatatatattagcCGTGTCTTTATTTTACCTTTTTGGTTTACTGAACCTCTATAGTGGATTTCGTACGTTATTAATAAGTACGATGTTTACGTATACAATCACAAAGTTTTACAAATCAAAATTCATGCCATACGTCAACTTTGCTGTCGTTATGGGTCATTTAGCTGTCAACCATCTATACGCTCAAATTTACAATGTTCAAGAGTCTGAAACAATTGATATCACTGGATCACAAATGGTTCTAGTAATGAAATTGACTTCTTTTGCTTGGTCATACTACGATGGTAGTTTAACTTCAAAGGAAGATTTTGAATCTCTATCTGATTTTCAAAAGACACAAGCAGTTAGGCAGCATCCACCATTGCTGAATTTCTTGGCGTATTCTTTTTTCTATCCATCACTATTAACAGGGCCAAGTTTTGATTATACTGATTTCGACAGTTGGTTGAATtgtgaaatttttaaagatttaCCTGAATCAAAGAAACCAAAAAGAAGATTGCATCCTGATAAGAGAAGACAGATTCCTAAGAATGGTAAGTTggtattttttaaagtcTTACAAGGTTTAGCATGGATGGCGTTGAGTGTCTTAGGTCCAATCTACTTTAAAATCGATTATATGTCTAACAAAGCCCAGTTCTTGGAGCATTCTTTTATCTACCGAATCCATTATATGTATTTAGTGGGATTAATTTACAGATTTAAATACTATGCAGCATGGACTATTTCAGAGGCTTCTTGTATTTCATGTGGATTAGGATACAATGGTTACGATAGTAAGAAACATGTTATAAAATGGAATCGTGTTCAAAATATCGATATTCCTGGTGTTGAATTTGCTCAAAACACACACGATTCATTAGAGGCATGGAACAtgaatacaaataaatGGCTGAAAAATTCTGTTTACTTAAGAGTCAGCAAAAAAGGCAAAAAACCTGGATTTCGCTCTACTTTATTCACCTTCTTGACTTCAGCTTTCTGGCATGGGTCAAGGCCCGGCTATTATTTGACATTTGCGACAGGTGCGTTTTATCAAACCTGTGGAAGATATTATAGACGTCACTTGAGACCAATGTTTTTAGAAAAAGATGGTAAGACTCCAAGAAAATCGAAAATCatatatgattttatttgtttttatgTAATCAAATTAGCATTCGGCTACATGGTTCAGCCATTCGTTTTCTTGGACTTAAAAAAATCTATTGAGGCATGGAGTActgtatatttttatatacacATTTGTGTTTTCATAACCTTTATTCTATTCATGGGGCCATTTTCGAAACAAgttattcaattttgtaAGAGTAAACAACCAAAAGCAATTGTcattaaagaaaacaagAAATTTGAAGACGAATTATCAGCCAGTGCTGGTTCTCTAAGTGAcattattaaagataaaacagaatatgaagaaaaggaaaaaaGCATGGAACCTGGAATCCCTCATATTGATTTATCTGAATGGGAATGGGTCGATGTTAAAGAAGACTGGGATTTATTTGTCGAAGAATACAAAGCATGGAGAGATAATAATGGTTTAGAAGTAGAGgaacaaaatttaaagagaGCATTTACCAAATTCATGGAAGAAGTCAAAGACGTTTCTGTTCCTGTGCCAAATAAAGAGCGTAGATTGAGCTTTAGTGCATACTTACCAAAAACTACATCTAAAGACGAATAG
- the YCS4 gene encoding condensin subunit YCS4 (similar to Saccharomyces cerevisiae YCS4 (YLR272C); ancestral locus Anc_6.68), producing MSEFSLSKYLTTFQTTEKRSYLPVEDASRELNTIIDRLAISPEQINSDPEIFESLTDLCHGFPHLPMKLQTQLTYLVASFVTNVANDISSTLVNKTSGDEIIELIANWKIYLEQYGYLMHVLLTFLHDDIHIAALQSSNFARGVGGSSNKKANTNPNIELFKRSCSQIESIVDAILKILQLNLSRIFQTTPERDLFISLFIRPLYVIVEVEPIVKLNHLKSFIQRALALSVKNHGQSSAIKASIMSTLTYFLHLSHFNAELLHLLNEQYDYPQLTEDILKEISTRVFNAKDTTGPKAISNFLIKLSELSSHIMLRQMSLVIRLLNNSSITLRCSVVESCGNIVTAIMKNSELLDHYKQQVLVLVKLLEERFQDSNPYVRTKAIQSCIKICQLDIKINKVRSNFLLLAIRSLEDKSSLVRRNSVKLLSKLLLTHPFSGLDGNQLILTNWKKLLDEAHNELDKYQENNENYDISVNNIDDDIINKDVTIDMDVNTKNTSSNIINKNGVETDEANNQLSNKITKLKLMVAYFEEAVEFISNLHRAIFLASGLLSSRNRNEVLETMDFLVLAGTYSLEPSGECIKHMLHLVWMKGATDEGTSIQSHLMTCYNQLFLTTPPEFNYKQRANYIANNLIKLTERSSLADLASLEQLLILMHKEKLIDDNVVVVLWAIYNAASLTSSMEEKTQIHGAIIIIGMLALSDSNIALKGYVTLLNIGLGEIGMKDMIICRYSCLALERMTPENNLSSSHEVDMKHDEESVKKLYSIIILYSTDPEYYPMCEQAIRTLFRISRTPDKIANDIIKEKTMMTFGSASEIDSVDNQSISRVTSLSQLLFIVGQVAVRTLIFLDSCETEFKKRKHETEIRNSKDKEKVKDAVVNELNTDEADESKDNELAMIGGTNEDDFADAIQVIKENDLLFGPDCLLGKFCPLVEEIISSSNDRYNDVMLQRTATLCLEKLMCVSSKYCEKSLPLLITVMEKSPDPIVRSNAVLGLGDMAVCFNNLVDENTDYLYRRLHDESLMVQRTCLMTVTFLILAGQVKVKGQLGEMAKCLENSDQGISDMCKLFFTELATKDNAIYNGFIDIFSNLSSDEDLKKDSFKNIIKFLLSFIVKERHQKQLSEKLSIRLNKCSDQQQWDDIAFVLNTLPHKNEKITEMLSEGFKVVNARD from the coding sequence atgTCAGAATTCAGTTTATCAAAATACTTGACAACTTTCCAAACAACTGAAAAACGATCATACCTTCCAGTAGAAGATGCTTCTCGTGaattaaatacaattattGATAGGCTGGCCATTTCTCCTGAACAGATAAATTCTGATCcagaaatatttgaatcGTTGACTGATTTATGCCATGGGTTCCCTCACCTTCCCATGAAATTACAGACGCAACTCACATACCTCGTTGCTTCATTTGTGACAAATGTAGCTAATGATATAAGTAGTACACTTGTAAACAAAACGAGTGGTGATGAGATAATTGAACTGATAGCTAATTGGAAGATCTATCTAGAACAATACGGCTATTTAATGCATGTGCTATTGACATTTTTACATGATGATATACATATTGCTGCCTTACAGTCTTCTAATTTTGCTCGTGGGGTAGGTGGCTcctcaaataaaaaagcGAACACAAATCCTAATATTGAGTTGTTTAAAAGAAGTTGCAGTCAAATTGAATCGATTGTGGATgcaatattaaaaatactCCAACTAAACCTTTCACGTATATTTCAAACGACCCCAGAGAGAGATTTATTTATAAGTCTGTTTATCAGACCTCTGTATGTAATTGTGGAAGTTGAGCCTATTGTAAAATTGAAccatttaaaatcatttattcAAAGAGCTCTTGCATTATCGGTCAAAAATCATGGCCAATCATCTGCTATTAAAGCTTCTATCATGTCAACattaacatattttttgCATTTGTCTCATTTCAACGCTGAATTattacatttattaaatgaacaaTATGATTACCCACAGCTTACagaagatattttaaaggaAATAAGTACACGAGTATTTAATGCTAAAGATACAACTGGACCTAAAGCTATTTCGAACTTTTTAATCAAACTTTCAGAGTTGTCTTCTCATATTATGCTAAGACAGATGTCTTTGGTAATTAGATTACTTAATAATAGTTCTATTACGTTGAGATGTTCTGTGGTGGAATCATGTGGTAACATTGTAACTGccataatgaaaaattctGAGCTGTTAGATCATTACAAACAACAAGTTTTAGTACTAGtcaaattattagaagaaagGTTTCAAGATTCTAATCCTTATGTGAGGACAAAAGCAATACAAAGTTGTATCAAAATTTGCCAACTGGATATCAAGATTAATAAAGTTAGAAGTAATTTTTTGCTTTTGGCAATTAGATCTTTAGAAGATAAATCATCACTTGTTCGTCGTAATTCCGTAAAACTTCTTtcaaagttattattaacacATCCATTTAGCGGTCTGGATGGAAaccaattaattttaacgAACTGGAAAAAACTTTTAGATGAAGCTCATAATGAACTTGACAAATATCAGGAGAATAACGAAAATTATGATATCtcagttaataatattgatgatgatatcATAAATAAGGATGTCACTATTGATATGGACGTGAATACAAAAAATACGAGCAGCAATataattaacaaaaatgGTGTCGAAACAGATGAAGCTAACAATCAATTATCCAATAAAATAACCAAATTGAAGTTAATGGTTGCTTATTTTGAGGAGGCTGTAGAATTCATTTCAAATCTTCATAGGGCCATTTTTCTTGCATCAGGGTTATTATCTTCAAGAAATAGAAACGAAGTCTTAGAAACTATGGACTTTTTAGTTTTAGCTGGGACGTATTCACTTGAGCCAAGTGGTGAATGTATCAAACATATGCTACACCTAGTATGGATGAAGGGAGCTACTGATGAAGGTACTAGCATTCAATCGCATTTAATGACATGTTATAATCAGTTATTTCTTACTACACCTCCTGAGtttaattataaacaaCGCGCTAACTATATTGCTAACAATCTGATTAAACTTACTGAACGATCATCATTAGCTGACCTAGCGTCTTTGGAGCAACTTCTAATATTAATGCATAAAGAAAAGTTAATCGATGATAATGTGGTTGTTGTATTGTGGGCAATTTATAACGCTGCTTCATTAACTTCTAGTATGGaagaaaaaacacaaaTACATGGTGCAATCATTATTATAGGCATGTTAGCATTATCTGATAGCAACATCGCATTGAAAGGATACGTGacattattgaatattggATTAGGAGAAATTGGTATGAAAGATATGATAATATGCCGTTATTCATGTTTAGCTTTGGAGAGAATGACGccagaaaataatttaagtTCTTCTCATGAGGTAGATATGAAACATGATGAAGAATCTGTTAAAAagttatattcaataattataCTATATTCTACAGACCCTGAATACTATCCAATGTGTGAGCAAGCTATAAGAACTTTATTTAGAATTTCCCGTACTCCAGATAAAATAGCAAATGATAtcattaaagaaaaaacgATGATGACGTTCGGAAGTGCCAGTGAAATTGATAGTGTCGATAACCAATCTATTTCCAGGGTCACATCATTAAGTCAACTCCTTTTTATCGTGGGTCAAGTGGCTGTAAGaactttaatttttttggaCAGTTGTGAAACAGAATTCAAAAAACGTAAGCATGAAACAGAGATCAGAAACAGCAAAGATAAGGAAAAAGTCAAAGATGCAGTagtaaatgaattaaacaCAGATGAAGCAGACGAATCAAAGGATAATGAATTGGCAATGATCGGGGGTacaaatgaagatgattttGCGGATGCCATTCAAGTGATTAAGGAGAATGATCTGTTGTTTGGACCTGATTGTCTTTTAGGCAAATTCTGCCCTCTTGTAGAAGAAATCATCTCAAGCAGCAATGATAGATATAATGATGTAATGTTACAAAGAACTGCTACATTATgtttagaaaaattaatgtGTGTTTCTTCTAAATACTGTGAGAAAAGTCTTCCACTACTTATTACTGTAATGGAAAAATCCCCAGATCCTATTGTCCGATCCAATGCTGTACTAGGGTTAGGTGATATGGCtgtttgttttaataacctagttgatgaaaatactgattatttatatagaaGGTTACATGATGAAAGTTTAATGGTACAGCGCACATGTTTGATGACGGTTacctttttaattttagcAGGACAAGTTAAAGTTAAAGGCCAATTAGGTGAAATGGCTAAATGTTTAGAAAATTCTGATCAAGGTATTAGTGACATGtgcaaattattttttacaGAATTAGCGACAAAGGATAACGCCATTTATAACGgatttattgatatatttagtAACCTGTCATCGGATgaagatttgaaaaaagatagttttaaaaacattattaaattcttattatcatttattgTGAAGGAAAGACACCAGAAACAGTTatctgaaaaattatccaTCAGATTAAACAAATGTTCTGATCAACAGCAATGGGACGACATAGCGTTTGTATTAAATACTCTACCTCACAAAAATGAGAAAATAACAGAGATGCTATCGGAAGGCTTTAAAGTTGTCAATGCAAGAGATTAA